From Micromonospora rifamycinica, a single genomic window includes:
- the thiS gene encoding sulfur carrier protein ThiS yields the protein MRLIVNGVGRELTGGATVADLVATVTEQRRGLAVAVNGEVVPRGGWPATLLRDGDRVEVLSAAQGG from the coding sequence GTGCGACTGATCGTCAACGGCGTCGGCCGTGAACTGACCGGCGGCGCGACCGTCGCGGACCTGGTCGCCACGGTCACCGAGCAACGCCGCGGGCTCGCCGTCGCGGTCAACGGCGAGGTGGTCCCCCGGGGCGGCTGGCCGGCGACCCTGCTGCGCGACGGTGACCGGGTCGAGGTGCTCAGCGCCGCGCAGGGCGGGTGA
- a CDS encoding thiamine phosphate synthase, producing MPSLGRLHLITDTRPGCDPLAVVRAALPVARAELVVQVRVTDGTTDRQAYDLARRVRALCLPYRATCLVNDRLHVALAVDADGGHVGADDLPVAAARRVLGVDAVLGATAREPGGAARAVAAGASYLGVGPCHRTTTKTGLPDPIGPAGVRAVAEAVTVPVIAIGGVTAATVPALRAAGAYGVAVVGALSTVADPGRATAGLIAALTC from the coding sequence GTGCCGTCCCTCGGCCGACTGCACCTGATCACCGACACCCGACCCGGGTGCGACCCGCTCGCCGTCGTCCGGGCCGCCCTCCCGGTGGCCCGCGCCGAGCTGGTCGTCCAGGTCCGGGTCACCGACGGGACCACCGACCGGCAGGCCTACGACCTGGCCCGCCGGGTCCGCGCCCTCTGCCTGCCCTACCGGGCCACCTGCCTGGTCAACGACCGGCTGCACGTGGCCCTCGCGGTGGACGCCGACGGCGGCCACGTCGGCGCGGACGACCTGCCCGTGGCGGCGGCCCGCCGGGTCCTCGGCGTCGACGCCGTGCTCGGCGCGACCGCCCGGGAACCCGGCGGCGCGGCCCGGGCGGTGGCCGCCGGGGCCAGCTACCTGGGCGTCGGCCCGTGCCACCGGACCACCACCAAGACCGGCCTGCCCGACCCGATCGGCCCTGCCGGGGTACGCGCCGTCGCCGAGGCCGTCACCGTGCCGGTGATCGCCATCGGCGGGGTCACCGCCGCGACGGTGCCGGCGCTGCGGGCCGCCGGGGCGTACGGGGTGGCCGTGGTCGGGGCGCTCTCCACCGTCGCCGACCCGGGCCGGGCCACCGCCGGGCTGATCGCGGCGCTGACATGCTGA
- the thiD gene encoding bifunctional hydroxymethylpyrimidine kinase/phosphomethylpyrimidine kinase, whose product MTPTTVLTIAGSDSGGGAGIQADLKVFAALGAYGTSVLTAVTAQNTRGVDAVLPLPPRTVTEQLDSVLADFAVRAVKTGMLGTPAVADVVAEAAKAGRLPHLVVDPVLVATSGHRLGVVAAVERLLPYARVATPNCAEAAALTGHPVTTVGEMVEAARALTAGGPEFVVVTGGDVDADGESVDVLAGGGTTTLLRAPRVDTRHSHGTGCSFSAAIAVRLAAGDPVPVAVATAKEYVTRALTGGRGWELGAGRGPLDHFGWSR is encoded by the coding sequence ATGACACCGACGACCGTGCTGACCATCGCCGGCTCCGACTCCGGCGGCGGCGCCGGCATCCAGGCCGACCTGAAGGTCTTCGCCGCCCTCGGCGCGTACGGCACCAGCGTGCTGACCGCCGTCACCGCGCAGAACACCCGGGGCGTGGACGCCGTGCTGCCGCTGCCCCCGCGCACCGTCACCGAGCAGCTCGACAGCGTGCTCGCCGACTTCGCGGTCCGGGCGGTGAAGACCGGGATGCTCGGCACCCCGGCGGTCGCCGACGTGGTGGCCGAGGCGGCGAAGGCGGGTCGGCTGCCGCACCTCGTCGTCGACCCGGTGCTCGTCGCCACCAGTGGACACCGGCTCGGGGTGGTGGCGGCGGTCGAGCGGCTGCTGCCGTACGCACGGGTGGCGACGCCGAACTGCGCGGAGGCCGCCGCCCTCACCGGACATCCGGTGACCACGGTCGGGGAGATGGTCGAGGCGGCGCGGGCGCTGACGGCCGGCGGCCCGGAGTTCGTGGTGGTCACCGGCGGCGACGTCGACGCGGACGGCGAGTCGGTCGACGTGCTGGCCGGCGGCGGGACGACCACCCTGCTCCGCGCGCCACGGGTGGACACCCGGCACAGCCACGGCACCGGCTGCTCGTTCTCGGCCGCCATCGCCGTCCGGCTGGCCGCCGGCGACCCGGTGCCGGTCGCGGTCGCCACCGCCAAGGAGTACGTCACCCGTGCGCTGACCGGCGGGCGGGGTTGGGAACTGGGCGCGGGACGCGGCCCGTTGGATCACTTCGGCTGGTCCCGATGA
- the thiO gene encoding glycine oxidase ThiO, translating to MLTGPDVAVVGAGPVGLAIAWRCAARGLRVVVHDPAPGSGASRVAAGMLAPVAEAYFGERELTGLLVDSAARWPGFAADLTAVAGTGFGHRTDGTLVVGLTGDDLAEARRLWTYQQGLGLPISALRPSQLRDREPALTPRLRGGAVAPGDHQVDPRRLVAALRVAAERAGVTLLPGAVTRLADLTAPVVVVAAGCGAAALTGLPVRPVKGQVLRLRAPDHRPPCFRHVIRGYADGEAVYLVPRDSGEVVVGATVEERADTEVTTGAVLRLLRAAVDLVPELAEYELVEATAGLRPGTPDNAPVLGPLPGRPGVLAATGHHRHGIVLTPVTADLITELIVTGRPDPLLTPFTADRFH from the coding sequence ATGCTGACCGGGCCGGACGTCGCCGTGGTCGGGGCGGGACCGGTCGGGTTGGCGATCGCCTGGCGCTGCGCCGCCCGTGGCCTGCGGGTGGTCGTGCACGATCCGGCCCCCGGCTCCGGTGCGTCGCGGGTCGCCGCCGGCATGCTCGCCCCGGTCGCCGAGGCCTACTTCGGGGAACGGGAGCTGACCGGGCTGCTCGTCGACTCGGCCGCCCGCTGGCCGGGCTTCGCCGCCGACCTCACCGCCGTCGCCGGCACCGGCTTCGGCCACCGCACCGACGGAACCCTGGTCGTCGGGCTGACCGGGGACGACCTGGCCGAGGCGCGCCGACTCTGGACGTACCAGCAGGGGTTGGGACTGCCGATCAGCGCGCTGCGCCCGTCGCAGCTGCGGGACCGCGAGCCGGCGCTGACCCCCCGGCTGCGCGGCGGGGCGGTCGCCCCCGGCGACCACCAGGTCGACCCGCGCCGGCTGGTCGCCGCGCTGCGGGTCGCCGCCGAACGGGCCGGCGTGACCCTGCTCCCCGGCGCGGTGACCCGGCTGGCCGACCTGACCGCGCCGGTCGTCGTGGTCGCCGCCGGGTGCGGCGCCGCCGCGCTGACCGGGCTGCCGGTCCGCCCGGTCAAGGGCCAGGTGCTGCGGCTGCGCGCGCCCGACCACCGCCCGCCGTGCTTCCGGCACGTCATCCGGGGGTACGCCGACGGCGAGGCGGTCTACCTGGTCCCCCGGGACAGCGGCGAGGTGGTGGTCGGGGCGACCGTGGAGGAGCGCGCCGACACCGAAGTGACCACCGGGGCGGTGCTGCGGCTGCTCCGGGCCGCCGTCGACCTGGTCCCCGAACTCGCCGAGTACGAGCTGGTCGAGGCGACCGCCGGGCTGCGGCCCGGCACCCCGGACAACGCGCCGGTCCTCGGGCCACTGCCCGGCCGGCCCGGCGTGCTCGCCGCCACCGGCCACCACCGGCACGGCATCGTGCTCACCCCGGTCACCGCCGACCTGATCACCGAGCTGATCGTCACCGGCCGGCCGGACCCGCTGCTCACCCCCTTCACCGCCGACCGGTTCCACTGA
- a CDS encoding thiazole synthase, producing MPLTIAGQTFTSRLILGTGGAANLHVLEQAIRASDTGLVTLALRRVDTAPGTAGGLLDLLDRCAVRLLPNTAGCYTAADAVKVARLAREAFDTDWVKLEVIGDERTLLPDGVELLRAAEELVADGFVVLPYTSDDPVLARRLADIGCAAVMPAGAPIGSGLGVTNPHHIRLIRQSVDVPVILDAGIGTASDAALAMELGCDGVLLASAVTRAADPTAMATAMRYAVRAGRLAYTAGRIPRRFHALASTPDDGRPDL from the coding sequence ATGCCCCTCACCATCGCCGGGCAGACCTTCACCTCGCGGCTCATCCTCGGCACCGGCGGCGCGGCCAACCTGCACGTGCTGGAGCAGGCGATCCGGGCCTCCGACACCGGACTGGTCACCCTGGCCCTGCGCCGGGTCGACACCGCGCCCGGCACCGCCGGGGGACTGCTCGACCTGCTCGACCGGTGTGCGGTACGGCTGCTGCCCAACACCGCCGGCTGCTACACCGCCGCCGACGCGGTGAAGGTGGCCCGGCTGGCCCGGGAGGCGTTCGACACCGACTGGGTCAAGCTGGAGGTGATCGGCGACGAACGCACCCTGCTCCCCGACGGGGTGGAGCTGCTGCGGGCGGCCGAGGAACTCGTCGCCGACGGCTTCGTCGTGCTGCCGTACACCTCCGACGACCCGGTGCTGGCCCGCCGGCTGGCCGACATCGGCTGCGCGGCGGTGATGCCGGCCGGTGCCCCGATCGGCTCCGGGCTGGGCGTGACCAACCCGCACCACATCCGGCTGATCCGGCAGAGCGTCGACGTGCCGGTGATCCTCGACGCCGGGATCGGCACCGCCTCCGACGCGGCGCTCGCCATGGAGCTGGGCTGCGACGGGGTGCTGCTGGCCAGCGCCGTCACCCGGGCCGCCGACCCGACGGCGATGGCCACCGCCATGCGGTACGCCGTCCGGGCCGGGCGGCTCGCGTACACCGCCGGTCGGATTCCCCGCCGCTTCCACGCCCTCGCCTCCACTCCCGACGACGGACGGCCGGACCTGTGA
- the thiC gene encoding phosphomethylpyrimidine synthase ThiC: MQARRKVYVEGSRPDVRVPFAEVELSGDNPPVRLYDTSGPGSDPAVGLPPLRGPWIAERGDVAPSRGAGTPLAGVDAKRPTQLWYARAGVVTPEMEFVAIREGLPPELVRDEIAAGRAVLPLNVNHPECEPAIIGKAFLVKVNANIGTSAVTSSVAEEVEKLTWATRWGADTVMDLSTGKRIHETREAIVRNSPVPIGTVPIYQALEKVGGDPVKLSWEMFRETVIEQAEQGVDYMTVHAGVLLPYVPLAVDRVTGIVSRGGSIMAAWCLAHHEENFLYTNFRELCEILARYDVTFSLGDGLRPGSIADANDEAQFAELRTLGELTRIAWEYDVQVMIEGPGHVPMHKIKENVDLQQEWCHEAPFYTLGPLTTDIAPAYDHITSAIGAAMIGMFGTAMLCYVTPKEHLGLPDRDDVKAGVIAYKIAAHAADLAKGHPGAQAWDDALSKARFEFRWEDQFNLSLDPETARSYHDATLPAEPAKTAHFCSMCGPKFCSMKITQELKEYAAQGMQGKSAEFRSTGNRLYLPLA, encoded by the coding sequence ATGCAGGCACGTCGCAAGGTCTACGTCGAGGGATCCCGGCCGGACGTCCGGGTGCCGTTCGCCGAGGTGGAGCTGAGCGGGGACAATCCGCCGGTCCGCCTCTACGACACCTCCGGCCCCGGCTCGGACCCGGCGGTGGGGCTGCCGCCGCTGCGTGGTCCGTGGATCGCCGAGCGGGGCGACGTCGCGCCGAGCCGGGGCGCGGGCACCCCGCTGGCCGGCGTCGACGCCAAACGACCCACCCAGCTCTGGTACGCCCGCGCCGGGGTGGTCACTCCGGAGATGGAGTTCGTGGCGATCCGCGAGGGGCTGCCGCCGGAGCTGGTCCGGGACGAGATCGCCGCCGGGCGGGCGGTGCTGCCGCTCAACGTCAACCACCCCGAGTGCGAGCCGGCGATCATCGGCAAGGCGTTCCTGGTGAAGGTGAACGCCAACATCGGCACGTCGGCGGTGACCTCGTCGGTCGCCGAGGAGGTGGAGAAGCTGACCTGGGCCACCCGGTGGGGCGCGGACACCGTGATGGACCTGTCGACCGGCAAGCGGATCCACGAGACCCGGGAGGCGATCGTCCGCAACTCGCCGGTGCCGATCGGCACCGTGCCGATCTACCAGGCGCTGGAGAAGGTCGGTGGCGACCCGGTGAAGCTGAGCTGGGAGATGTTCCGGGAGACCGTCATCGAGCAGGCCGAGCAGGGCGTGGACTACATGACGGTGCACGCGGGGGTGCTGCTGCCGTACGTGCCGCTGGCGGTGGACCGGGTCACCGGGATCGTCTCCCGGGGCGGTTCGATCATGGCGGCCTGGTGCCTGGCGCACCACGAGGAGAACTTCCTCTACACCAACTTCCGGGAGCTGTGCGAGATCCTCGCCCGGTACGACGTGACCTTCTCGCTCGGCGACGGCCTGCGGCCCGGCTCGATCGCCGACGCCAACGACGAGGCCCAGTTCGCCGAGCTGCGCACCCTCGGTGAACTGACCAGGATCGCCTGGGAGTACGACGTGCAGGTGATGATCGAGGGTCCGGGCCACGTGCCGATGCACAAGATCAAGGAGAACGTGGACCTCCAGCAGGAGTGGTGCCACGAGGCCCCGTTCTACACCCTCGGCCCGCTGACCACGGACATCGCACCGGCGTACGACCACATCACCTCGGCGATCGGGGCCGCGATGATCGGCATGTTCGGCACCGCGATGCTGTGTTACGTCACCCCGAAGGAGCACCTCGGGCTGCCCGACCGGGACGACGTGAAGGCCGGCGTGATCGCGTACAAGATCGCGGCGCACGCGGCCGACCTGGCCAAGGGGCACCCCGGCGCGCAGGCCTGGGACGACGCGCTGTCGAAGGCGCGGTTCGAGTTCCGCTGGGAAGACCAGTTCAACCTGTCGCTGGACCCGGAGACCGCCCGCTCCTACCACGACGCGACGCTCCCGGCGGAGCCGGCGAAGACCGCGCACTTCTGCTCGATGTGCGGCCCGAAGTTCTGCTCCATGAAGATCACCCAGGAACTCAAGGAGTACGCCGCCCAGGGCATGCAGGGCAAGTCGGCCGAGTTCCGCTCCACCGGCAACCGCCTCTACCTCCCCCTGGCCTGA
- a CDS encoding ThuA domain-containing protein → MSPSRHRRARRGPLGAGLLALSLLASGLIGGTPAQAAPVAAARPQAAPAPAAAAAEPFSVLVFSKTAGFRHDAIPAGIAAIQKLGTDNGFTVDTTEDGAAFNDTNLAKYQAVIWLSTTGDVLDATQQAAFERYIKAGGGYAGVHAASDTEYDWAWYGNLVGAYFSGHPANQQATVKVEDHAHPSTADLPDRWSRFDEWYNFRTNPRSKVHVLASLDEKSYSPGAGAMGADHPTAWCQDYDGGRSWYTGGGHTQASYTEPEFLSHLLGGIRTAAGVENADCGASKTANFEKVTLDSNTNNPMELDIAPDGRVFYAERDGRVQIVKPDTGNTVTAVRLDVFTGNEDGLLGLRLDPDFATNKWIYLYYAPAGGAPRNYLSRFTVNGDTIDKATEKVVLQVDTQRNTCCHAGGSMTFDSQGNLYLATGDNTNPFESSAFTPIDERAGRQDYDAQRSAGNTNDLRGKVIRIHPEDDGTYTVPAGNLFAPGTAKTRPEIFGMGFRNPFRIGVDQKTDTLYVADYGPDASAANPNRGPEGLVEWNIVATAGNYGWPYCVGNNRAYNDYTFPSGPSGAKFDCAAPVNDSPNNTGLTNLPPVVPATVDYGYAGDPRFPEIGGGGAPMGGPVYRYDADSNSTRKWPAYYDGKALLGEWNQSKMYTMQVSQDGKTLIDINQLLTGMPMIRPMDFEFGPDGALYMIEWGTGFGGNNDDSGVYRIDYTAGDRAPIAEASADPTSGAAPLTVKFSSAGSRDPDGGTLTYAWKFGDGQTSTEANPTHTYTTAGDYTAQLTVTNPKGRTAVANVPVTVGNTAPTVTIEFPPSGGFFDWGDQVKYTIKVTDPEDGTVDCDRVQLQVLLGHDEHAHPLEQHTGCTGTVQTSLASGHGAEANVFAVFEATYTDDGGTGGAGPLTGRAIEILQPKRKQAEYYTATGRAPGSTGGGDPGVQKETTTDPAGGGQNIGFIEDGDWWSLVPANLTGVEQIRFRVASEAQGGRIDVHAGAVDGPVVATATVPSTGGWQQFVDVTAPVTAGAEGALYFVAKDPAGGTGSLFNVNWMDFIGRGVTDNAPPQVTATATPATGTAPVTVTFTGTATDTEGDTPLTYAWDFGDGGTATTLNATHTYTTPGTFTATLTVTDKRGAKSYATVPVKVDAPTNSCLGARSDEFTGNTLDKDRWSVVRENQLYSVSGGALRLPTSSGDLYGSRNDATNLVLQPAPSGAWQATTKVTVPVTADYQQAGLLIYGDDDNYAKVDLLYGGSRKVEFIRETAGTPRNDAADAVAAPAGDTIWLRLISDGTNLTAQFSTDGATFTPVGRSAALAGITNPRIGLLALNGGTTAPVVDAVFESFLVSPDAPAGPVVPSDEFTGTTLDKCRWNAVLREDPAAYRVADGALKIDVPKGDIYGTSNTGPTNFILQTAPSGDWTLETKVDGSALAEQYQQAGLIVHADDDNYVKLDFIVDNQAGQTPSRRIEFRGELAGVTQNPQPQVSNLTSAVWYLRLARAGDTFTASYSADGQEWTTFETVTNAAVGATPKIGLFTLGANAATSKTASFDYFRLSTKAADTTAPVTTATVSGTPTEGWYTGPVTVTLAAADEAGGSGVASTEYQLDGATTWTAYTEPVQVTGDGTHEVRFRSTDAAGNVEATKKVAVKIDATAPVSSASFAPANDDGWHNGTVPVVITSTDAGSGVKKLEWSLDGGAWTAYTTPVEVTGDGTHELLYRATDAAGNVEALKSAVVKIDGTKPTLLVSGIADGQLYGDSQDVRISWQAVDPTSGIKTTSGVLDGRAYASGTLQALYELPLGLHELTVTATDKAGNSTTSTVRFFVTTSFRDMQNLLDRFKATGRLTTKAHRQLSNKLDAVRESEAAGNDKRAVQQLTAFKALATDTAVVTDTDVRDVLVRDADAMIVRLGGAATKAGVKANSNKSVDGAGRLGADPTRIAKGGSL, encoded by the coding sequence GTGTCTCCATCCCGCCATCGCCGCGCACGTCGCGGCCCACTGGGCGCCGGTCTACTGGCCCTCTCCCTACTCGCCAGCGGTCTGATCGGCGGCACCCCCGCCCAGGCCGCTCCCGTCGCGGCGGCCCGGCCACAGGCCGCCCCGGCACCGGCGGCGGCAGCCGCCGAACCGTTCTCCGTCCTGGTCTTCTCCAAGACCGCCGGCTTCCGGCACGACGCCATCCCGGCCGGCATCGCCGCGATCCAGAAGCTCGGCACCGACAACGGGTTCACCGTCGACACCACCGAGGACGGGGCCGCCTTCAACGACACCAACCTGGCCAAGTACCAGGCGGTGATCTGGCTCTCCACCACCGGTGACGTCCTCGACGCCACCCAGCAGGCCGCGTTCGAGCGCTACATCAAGGCCGGCGGCGGCTACGCCGGCGTGCACGCCGCCTCGGACACCGAGTACGACTGGGCCTGGTACGGCAACCTGGTCGGCGCGTACTTCTCCGGCCACCCGGCCAACCAGCAGGCCACCGTCAAGGTCGAGGACCACGCGCACCCGTCCACCGCCGACCTGCCGGACCGCTGGTCCCGCTTCGACGAGTGGTACAACTTCCGCACCAACCCGCGCTCCAAGGTGCACGTGCTGGCCAGCCTGGACGAGAAGTCCTACAGCCCGGGCGCCGGCGCGATGGGCGCCGACCACCCCACCGCCTGGTGCCAGGACTACGACGGCGGCCGGTCCTGGTACACCGGCGGCGGCCACACCCAGGCGTCGTACACCGAGCCGGAGTTCCTCAGCCACCTGCTCGGCGGCATCCGTACCGCGGCCGGGGTGGAGAACGCCGACTGCGGCGCCTCCAAGACCGCGAACTTCGAGAAGGTCACCCTCGACAGCAACACCAACAACCCGATGGAGCTGGACATCGCTCCGGACGGCCGGGTGTTCTACGCCGAGCGCGACGGCCGGGTGCAGATCGTGAAGCCGGACACCGGCAACACGGTCACCGCCGTCCGGCTGGACGTCTTCACCGGCAACGAGGACGGCCTGCTCGGGTTGCGCCTCGACCCGGACTTCGCCACCAACAAGTGGATCTACCTGTACTACGCACCGGCCGGTGGCGCCCCGCGCAACTACCTGTCCCGGTTCACCGTCAACGGTGACACCATCGACAAGGCCACCGAGAAGGTCGTCCTGCAGGTCGACACGCAGCGCAACACCTGCTGCCACGCCGGCGGCAGCATGACCTTCGACTCGCAGGGCAACCTCTACCTGGCCACCGGCGACAACACCAACCCGTTCGAGTCGAGCGCCTTCACGCCGATCGACGAGCGGGCCGGCCGGCAGGACTACGACGCGCAGCGCAGCGCCGGCAACACCAACGACCTGCGCGGCAAGGTGATCCGGATCCACCCGGAGGACGACGGCACCTACACCGTCCCGGCGGGCAACCTGTTCGCCCCGGGCACCGCGAAGACCCGCCCCGAGATCTTCGGTATGGGCTTCCGCAACCCGTTCCGGATCGGCGTCGACCAGAAGACCGACACCCTCTACGTCGCCGACTACGGCCCGGACGCCTCGGCGGCCAACCCGAACCGGGGCCCCGAGGGCCTGGTGGAGTGGAACATCGTCGCCACGGCCGGCAACTACGGCTGGCCGTACTGCGTCGGCAACAACCGGGCGTACAACGACTACACCTTCCCGTCCGGGCCGAGCGGGGCGAAGTTCGACTGCGCCGCACCGGTCAACGACTCGCCCAACAACACCGGCCTGACCAACCTCCCGCCGGTCGTCCCGGCGACCGTGGACTACGGCTACGCCGGCGACCCGCGCTTCCCCGAGATCGGTGGCGGTGGCGCCCCGATGGGCGGCCCGGTCTACCGCTACGACGCCGACAGCAACTCCACCCGCAAGTGGCCGGCGTACTACGACGGCAAGGCGCTGCTCGGCGAGTGGAACCAGTCGAAGATGTACACGATGCAGGTCAGCCAGGACGGCAAGACGCTGATCGACATCAACCAGCTGCTCACCGGCATGCCGATGATCCGCCCGATGGACTTCGAGTTCGGCCCGGACGGCGCGCTCTACATGATCGAGTGGGGCACCGGCTTCGGCGGCAACAACGACGACTCCGGGGTCTACCGGATCGACTACACCGCCGGTGACCGCGCCCCGATCGCCGAGGCCAGCGCCGACCCCACCTCCGGGGCCGCGCCCCTGACCGTGAAGTTCTCCAGCGCCGGGTCGCGTGACCCGGACGGCGGCACGCTGACCTACGCGTGGAAGTTCGGCGACGGGCAGACCTCCACCGAGGCGAACCCCACCCACACCTACACCACGGCCGGCGACTACACCGCGCAGCTCACCGTCACCAACCCCAAGGGCCGGACCGCCGTGGCGAACGTGCCGGTGACGGTCGGCAACACCGCCCCGACGGTGACCATCGAGTTCCCGCCCAGCGGCGGTTTCTTCGACTGGGGTGACCAGGTCAAGTACACGATCAAGGTGACCGACCCGGAGGACGGCACCGTCGACTGTGACCGGGTGCAGCTGCAGGTGCTGCTCGGCCACGACGAGCACGCCCACCCGCTGGAGCAGCACACCGGCTGCACCGGCACCGTGCAGACCTCGCTGGCGTCCGGGCACGGCGCGGAGGCCAACGTCTTCGCGGTCTTCGAGGCCACCTACACCGACGACGGCGGCACCGGCGGCGCCGGCCCGCTGACCGGTCGGGCGATCGAGATCCTCCAGCCCAAGCGCAAGCAGGCCGAGTACTACACGGCCACCGGGCGGGCCCCGGGCAGCACCGGCGGCGGTGACCCGGGCGTGCAGAAGGAGACCACCACCGACCCCGCCGGTGGCGGCCAGAACATCGGCTTCATCGAGGACGGCGACTGGTGGTCGCTCGTCCCGGCCAACCTGACCGGGGTCGAGCAGATCCGGTTCCGGGTGGCCTCCGAGGCCCAGGGCGGCCGGATCGACGTGCACGCCGGTGCCGTCGACGGTCCGGTGGTGGCCACCGCCACCGTGCCGAGCACTGGTGGCTGGCAGCAGTTCGTCGACGTGACCGCGCCGGTGACGGCCGGTGCGGAGGGTGCGCTGTACTTCGTCGCCAAGGACCCGGCCGGTGGCACCGGTTCGCTGTTCAACGTCAACTGGATGGACTTCATCGGACGGGGCGTGACCGACAACGCGCCGCCGCAGGTGACGGCCACCGCCACCCCGGCGACCGGCACCGCGCCGGTCACCGTGACCTTCACCGGCACGGCCACCGACACCGAGGGTGACACTCCGCTGACGTACGCCTGGGACTTCGGTGACGGCGGGACGGCGACGACCCTGAACGCCACCCACACCTACACCACCCCGGGCACCTTCACCGCCACCCTGACGGTGACGGACAAGCGGGGCGCGAAGTCCTACGCGACCGTCCCGGTCAAGGTGGACGCGCCGACCAACTCCTGCCTGGGAGCGCGGTCGGACGAGTTCACCGGCAACACCCTCGACAAGGACCGCTGGTCGGTGGTCCGGGAGAACCAGCTCTACTCGGTCTCCGGCGGCGCGCTGCGGCTGCCCACCTCCTCGGGTGACCTGTACGGCTCCCGCAACGACGCGACCAACCTGGTGCTCCAGCCCGCACCCAGCGGGGCCTGGCAGGCCACCACGAAGGTCACCGTGCCCGTCACCGCCGACTACCAGCAGGCCGGCCTGCTGATCTACGGCGACGACGACAACTACGCCAAGGTGGACCTGCTCTACGGCGGGTCGCGCAAGGTGGAGTTCATCCGGGAGACCGCCGGGACGCCCCGCAACGACGCGGCGGACGCCGTGGCCGCACCGGCCGGTGACACCATCTGGCTGCGGCTGATCAGCGACGGCACCAACCTGACCGCGCAGTTCTCGACCGACGGTGCCACGTTCACCCCGGTCGGCCGGTCCGCCGCGCTGGCCGGCATCACCAACCCGCGGATCGGTCTGCTCGCCCTCAACGGCGGCACCACCGCCCCGGTGGTGGACGCGGTGTTCGAGTCGTTCCTGGTCTCGCCGGACGCCCCGGCCGGCCCGGTCGTCCCGTCGGACGAGTTCACCGGCACCACGCTCGACAAGTGCCGGTGGAACGCGGTGCTCCGGGAGGACCCGGCCGCCTACCGGGTGGCCGACGGCGCACTGAAGATCGACGTGCCGAAGGGTGACATCTACGGCACCAGCAACACCGGTCCGACGAACTTCATCCTCCAGACCGCGCCGAGCGGCGACTGGACCCTGGAGACGAAGGTCGACGGCAGCGCGCTGGCCGAGCAGTACCAGCAGGCCGGTCTGATCGTCCACGCCGACGACGACAACTACGTCAAGTTGGACTTCATCGTGGACAACCAGGCGGGTCAGACGCCGTCGCGGCGGATCGAGTTCCGTGGCGAGCTCGCCGGGGTGACGCAGAACCCGCAGCCGCAGGTCTCCAACCTGACCTCGGCGGTGTGGTACCTGCGGCTGGCCCGGGCCGGTGACACCTTCACCGCGTCCTACTCGGCCGACGGGCAGGAGTGGACCACGTTCGAGACGGTGACGAACGCCGCCGTCGGGGCCACCCCGAAGATCGGTCTGTTCACCCTCGGCGCGAACGCGGCCACCTCGAAGACGGCCTCGTTCGACTACTTCCGGCTCTCCACCAAGGCGGCCGACACGACCGCCCCGGTGACCACGGCCACCGTCTCCGGCACCCCGACCGAGGGCTGGTACACCGGCCCGGTCACCGTGACGCTGGCGGCGGCCGACGAGGCCGGCGGTAGCGGGGTGGCGAGCACCGAGTACCAGCTCGACGGGGCCACCACCTGGACCGCGTACACCGAGCCGGTGCAGGTCACCGGGGACGGCACGCACGAGGTGCGGTTCCGCTCGACGGACGCGGCCGGCAACGTGGAGGCGACGAAGAAGGTCGCCGTGAAGATCGACGCCACCGCGCCGGTCAGCTCGGCGTCGTTCGCCCCGGCCAACGACGACGGCTGGCACAACGGCACCGTCCCGGTGGTGATCACCTCCACCGACGCCGGTTCCGGGGTGAAGAAGCTGGAGTGGTCGCTCGACGGCGGCGCCTGGACGGCGTACACCACGCCGGTCGAGGTGACCGGGGACGGCACGCACGAGCTGCTGTACCGGGCCACCGACGCCGCCGGCAACGTCGAGGCGCTGAAGTCGGCGGTCGTGAAGATCGACGGCACCAAGCCGACGCTGCTGGTCTCCGGCATCGCCGACGGCCAGCTCTACGGTGACAGCCAGGACGTCCGGATCTCGTGGCAGGCGGTCGACCCGACCTCCGGCATCAAGACGACCTCCGGCGTGCTGGACGGTCGGGCGTACGCCAGCGGCACCCTCCAGGCGCTGTACGAGCTGCCGCTCGGCCTGCACGAGCTGACGGTGACCGCGACCGACAAGGCGGGCAACTCCACCACCTCGACGGTCCGGTTCTTCGTCACCACCTCGTTCCGGGACATGCAGAACCTGCTGGACCGGTTCAAGGCCACCGGACGACTCACCACCAAGGCGCACCGTCAGCTGTCCAACAAGCTGGACGCGGTGCGGGAGTCCGAGGCGGCGGGCAACGACAAGCGGGCGGTGCAGCAGTTGACCGCCTTCAAGGCGTTGGCCACCGACACCGCGGTGGTGACCGACACCGATGTCCGGGACGTGCTGGTCCGGGACGCCGACGCCATGATCGTCCGGCTCGGCGGCGCGGCCACCAAGGCCGGCGTCAAGGCGAACAGCAACAAGTCGGTCGACGGGGCGGGCCGGCTCGGTGCCGACCCCACCCGGATCGCCAAGGGCGGTTCGCTGTAA